The segment CTATAGATTCATGATCAGTAATAGAATTAATATTAGATTTCCTTAAAGTAAGTCCTTTGaaattatttgaattattCCCTGCAgtgataatttttttaattattcCATTAGAATTAGTAAAATTTCTAGAAAATGCACGATTTGGTAGTTCATTTGATTCTGATTCagataaattaaaagaaatttttttttttttttcattttttatattatcagATTTATCTTGTATAATTTTAGATGTTTCTTCCATATTTATAGTTGTTTTGGTACtttcatcattttcttttgtatttttttttttatctacATCTTCTTCATTTCTTTCTAACGGATTtccaaataaaaatactGAACATAAGTGATCcatatttgttttattatctatcataatattatttgaaaaaatatgatcatattttttgttctctaaaattttacttttatgaaaagaattataataatatttcacagggcttttattatctataattttaaaatttcGTATATCTACACAATctataatatcattatcattattaacATCATTTTCAGAATTCTCAGAATGCATTTTATTTGCCAATTCTGTATATACTTTTTcaattgtttttattacatCGGGTTTTTCAATTTCTTCTGATGAATAATCCTCTAAAATatcattttgttctttatcatttaattttgtattttcattagattttatttgtatattatttgtttgtgtattcatattataacaaTCTTTATTTTCAGAATTgatatcttcatttttatgtaaatctatattattatttatattattaatatttcctaaataattttcatttttatttgtttcaTAATCTAATTCgaatttatttatatcatttgCCAAATCTGACAAGTCATCGAATTTGTAATTGGTTTTATGTTTAATAATTTCTCTGGTTTTAGGAAATTGTGTTTTATTCAATGAAAgattcttttcatttttatatatattttcatttgtattccttatattattaattgttggtatttgtaattttatattagattgaacatttttattttcgTTTATGGTgatattttctttttttatttgataattattttgatttgatgtatttaaaataatagGATCAacattatcataattactatatataatagatTCTTTACTTATTTTTCTTAGAAATTCGTTAATTTGTTCTTTATGTATTGCTTCTTTACTATCTCCCATTATCATATCACCATTTGCATGAAATGAtgattttaattttttcctttgtctaacaaataatgtatttttttcatatttctTAAGATCATTATTGTTCACAATATCATTTTCCACATTTTCAttagaaatatttattacattcTTTTGCATTCGATTCATCATATCATCCTTTTGTGGTACTATTATTTCATATGATGAGCATTTTTTCCTATTAAAATCGTGTAAATgtgaaatattatttgtatcGTTATTTTCCTCCCTTAGGAAATTtgataaattatatgagttcatattttcattttttgaTATTTCTTTTGAACACATATCTTCTGGTGAAGAAGAAAAGATTCTTTTATGATACAAATCCATTTGTGAATGATACTTTGAAtttaataaacatatattttcatcaccatcattattattattattattattattgtttataGTTAGATTATCTTTACaagaattatatttttttacatatacatcatttttatcacTTGAATCTTTTATgttaattaaatatttatcttgtttatcaatatttaaattatataaaatatcgTTTTTAATTGAAtagttatatttatcattttcatcattcaaattattattatcctCATCATCTAAAGTTTCTGTAATTAATGTTTTATCATTTGAATCATTATTAATTGTATTCAAAATGAAAACGGGATTATCCAAATCATTTTTAACATTTaacttttctttttcaatTGTAGTATTATCACATTgattattttcatttatatctttaCTATTTAGAGCTTCTATGtcttttattaaattattatatttatttgaattttCTATTACCTTTGATATAGAACTCTTATAATGtgattttaatttttctcGTTGTCTTTTATAAACTTGTTCATGGTTTTCAAAACTtctgttttttttaagtaaTTCTTCTTCATGAGTTGTCATGTTATTTAATCTGTTAATTTTGAAATTTACAAATGAATCACTAAAATTCCTTTCATATTCTGTAAAATTAAGAACTTTTGTAATAACTTTATTTTCTGAGTAattaatttcattttttttctccttTATAACTGAAATTTTTGGAACATTCAAAAAATTTACTTCTTgattcttttcttttctttcttccaattttatattttttaaatcattattattttcattaatcACTTTTATGTTGTTTGAGTAAATTATTTCAGGTTGATTTTGAAAAGATATTTTATCactattatatacattCTGTTCTCTTTTGACGTCATCTAAGAATAGTACACTACTTTGTTCATCTTTTTTCGTATTCtcattatattcattatttttgctattatgattatttttattattatcatttttttcaatgttatttttttttggattATCAAATTTTTTGCCCTCTTCTAATTCATCCATAAAAGTTAcccctttttttttcacctttttcttattttcgttatttgaattttcattaaatattttgacATCATCTGAAAacattaattttttttttgtatttttatcGTTTCTGTTATCATcccattttttattttgtaaagatatatttttgttttctaattgcatattttcttcatccATTATTTTTGATTCATTTGAAAAAGTTATTTCATTTAacattttttcatttatatatgtgtcCACAACATTGCTTGtaagtttttttttcacatttgaattattttcttcGCAATATTCTTCAAGTGTATCTGAAAACATAactccttttttttttttttttttcatattttttaaattttcttcattattaatattatcatccGTAGGAACATTTGTTTTCATaatttcataattattcaaattaatatttttatctacatatgaaaaatcattattatcatttttataatttttatcattatcatacATATTGTCATGTATTGATAATGTATTAGTCGATGAGTTTTGGGAACATTGACTTATCTGATTATCTTCATTTGAGGAATAACTTTTAAGTCTATACTCACcatttacatatttaaaataagaaCTTGCATTAAGTGAATCATTTATTGAATCTTTTGAATTAACATAATTATCTAAAGATGTTGTACTATTATACTGTTTATATCTTTCGTTTTCTTTTTGACTTAATTCCTTTTGATTTAATTCCTTTTGATTTAATTCCTTTTCATTTGATTCCTTTTGATTTAATTCCTTTTGATTTGATTCCTTTTGATTTGAttccttttcattttcaCTTTCTTCCATTTTcacattttcattattaacATCAAAATGAACAATTATATTTCCCAATGCTTTTCTAATATCTGAACTGGAAGAATAAACTGTTTTTTTACGGTTAATAATAGTATATTTTCTGAGAGGATTTttggatatatatttattactttCACATGCAGATATATAAGCAAATGCGGGTGATAAGaaattacaaaaaagaCCACAGATTAAacttatataattaaaagtgtctgaaaataataaaccATTAGAAAATATCCATGCAAACAAAAAAGGAGCTACAcaaccaaaaaaaaaggcTAAATTATCTGAACATATATCCAGATTCATTAAATCATATCGCATTGATATTGAGCCTGTAATAACTTTAGGAGCTACAGCAACAAAGTTAAAGATGTACAAAATAGatgtattaattttttgaaaGGAATTATTcaaacaaaatattaacccaaatataaaataaaatatactaGTAAAAATGCTACTTAACCATATAGCTTTAGAAACATTAACTTCATCTGTTATTTCATTTCCCCATGATGGTATATTACTAACAAATCCGTAAGAATCAATAAAATTTGCAAACGTTTTTCCCATACAGTATGTTTTTATTCCTTCAATTTTActtatcatataatataaatttttcaaaaatatcttattattattattattattattattattgttattattattattattattattattattattattattattattattattattgttattatctTCAGGTTTTGTTTTCATTTCTTCCTTTTTATCATACTGCagataatttttttcctcTTTAATTGTTGTATTCCTCCTACTATTGGCatctttaattttatacTTGTGACATAAcaatttttcattattttttggattgattatttgatatatggtaaaaaaataatgttttctaggaaaatattttatttttatattatttgaacAGCGTgataaaatgatataataaatgcTATAacgaaatatatatatcttttctttatataaatgtgaAGGAATTTGGTAGAAAAATGGAcacttttttatatattcgaaattattatattgatgtatatttttttttgtagatattttaaatatgttttCTGTTTTTCTTTGTATGCTTTCTTTTATTTCAGTAGTTTCATAAAGATTATCTTTTCTATAAGCAAGTTCTGAAAGATAATCACtggatatatattttttttgttcgGTTATAGATTTCAATATTGGATAATCATGAAAAGATGGATTTTTATGTAGTTgtaatttctttttaaaattattaagtTCATTATAActatgataattttttattaaatctATTTCATAATGGGTtctatttaatataaatttatggTATATATTCAAGTTTCTAATAGATGAAATAGGGGAAGGGtctatataattttgaGATAGTAAATAAATGGTTGAAGAAAcagataaatataaaaatgaactCATAAATATCATAAAAACAACATATTGATAATTTATTGTTTCTTCCAATCCTTTTGAGGATAAATGAATGCATATAATTGCATTAATAAGATAGCCAATAGTAAAACctgatattattattctttcATACCCCCCTGTActtgtataataatatccATTAAACATAGCATCTAAAAGATTTAAAGAACATTTTGTTATCTTTATTTCTGGatatatttgaaataatatagtatatccatataatttaataataaatatatcaattATTTTCGATATGACTAGTATTCCACAAATATTGTTGCATATATTTCctaaatgatataaaaaagaaacaaatttatatttctcattagacataaaatattttataactGCACTATATTCAATTCTTTGTTCAAAGTTTTTGTTTTTTGGTATCATAGTCATAGCCCTTAAAATCATTAAGCTGCAAAAAACAGCTACCGAACACACGAACACATTCCCAAATATTACTGGGATCCATCCTACTTCATCTATTAAACTTGGAATATCAAATAGACCTACAGAAACAAACAAAAGGAAATaacaaattaatataaaaataaataaataaatataaatataaataaataaataaataaatatatatatatatatatatatatatattttgtacaTGGTGTTtctttaataattttaaatattagATTCAATTCTTAAAAAAGAAACTTAAAGTaataaacatttatataacaatatattcATGTGACTAATTTGTAATTTCTATTgaaacattttattttattttatttttttacaaattaaatttattaaatggtaaatgtattatttttatcttttacttattatataaataaatatacatttatatatttataatttatataattataccTGAACCAATACTTtgattaaataaatatataaaggaAGCAAAAGGTCCAATAGTTTTTGTGTATTTCCATGTTATGGTACGAAATCTTTTTCTACTTCTTACaaatttttgtttgttattttttttattataatttgaaAACCCTATGTTAGATAACCATTTTAGATTCAtcttcataaaaaaaaaaaaaaaaaaaaaaaaaaaaagaagaaaaaagaaaaaagaaataagaAAATGTTCAAAAAAACAAGCCAAAGTcacttaaaaaaatatgtgaTGTTATTCATTATGTATAGAAGTAATTTTTGTGTAATATTTAACTTGAACATATAGAAAAACTTGCTATgtattcataaaaaaaaaaaaaaagaaatatatatatatatatatatatatatattaacatattaatatattgatatattaacttatacatatatatttcccAAATCTGGTAAACACAAAATCTATAGGTTTTTGTGTGCGTGcaataattattacataaCAATATACACACTATTGATTAAAGagaaaatgaataaatatataatttgattacatatttatagatttataaattttataatatatatgattttttttttttttttttttttttaataactTTTGAATTTTActgaattttttaatatctaCACATTCGttttaattatacataaaaaaaatatgaaattaatatatatatatatatatatatagtatatatattgtaacATATGTGCttgttttataattatataaaacatacAAATGTTTATAAATGAACAAGTTATAAAcattcataaaaaaaagtacattttttataaaacaaaaatatttaaaaatgtttttataatctttaatttcttatttaggtttattatatatattttttattttatttaatactTCCTTctcatttatttattttttattttgtaagaaggaattattatattcaaggacatttaaaatataaaaacattacattatattaaaaaNNNNNNNNNNNNNNNNNNNNNNNNNNNNNNNNNNNNNNNNNNNNNNNNNNNNNNNNNNNNNNNNNNNNNNNNNNNNNNNNNNNNNNNNNNNNNNNNNNNNNNNNNNNNNNNNNNNNNNNNNNNNNNNNNNNNNNNNNNNNNNNNNNNNNNNNNNNNNNNNNNNNNNNNNNNNNNNNNNNNNNNNNNNNNNNNNNNNNNNNNNNNNNNNNNNNNNNNNNNNNNNNNNNNNNNNNNNNNNNNNNNNNNNNNNNNNNNNNNNNNNNNNNNNNNNNNNNNNNNNNNNNNNNNNNNNNNNNNNNNNNNNNNNNNNNNNNNNNaaattaaaaaaaaaaaaaattaaatttaaataaaaaaaaaaaaaaaaaaaaaaaaaaaaaaaaaaggaaataattaaatatataaataaatgaataaaacCTGAAAATGTTCCTTAATTcaattataattttatagTTACATATGATTATTAAAGATAGAGCAAATATGTtctaataaaaaaatgatcaTAACATTTTCCTCTTTTAtaggaaaaaaatttatttcaCACATGctctatattatttttaataaattgCTCCAATTTCTTCAGTACCATTAGTTTAATATAcagtataaaaaaaaaaaaaaaaaaaaaaaataaaaatgtttattgttatattaaataaataattcaGAAAATCAAttacaaaatgaaaaaaaaaaaaaaaaaaaaatatatatatatatatatatatatatataagttatattttgcctttatttttttattgaaatatattaaaacaatgtgtaaataaatgaataaataaatatatatatatatatatatatatatatcattatggatattaaaaaaaatgtatgttaaaaaatattttaagggaaaaaaaaaaatagagGAGCActaaattatttttatttcgAATTAATGAAgacaaattttttttttttttttttcccatttttcaacattaaaaaataatgtgaTTTAAAATAgagaaaaaatgaaaaacaaattaaacaagcaatataatataatataataaataataattcgttttgttattttaaaattttatataatattagaaatttttattgtttttttctttaaatatataaataacattttttataatatatatatatatatatataataataatatttaaggaaatattaaaagtgGGTTCATATATACATCATATAGTGTAATTAaagtaatatttttatattctgtcataaaataaatatatgttataataaaatactTAAGTGAAAAAATAggtaaatataatacatataatatattcttatttattttatattattataataaggaaattatattttatatggtttcaattttttttttcttttttttttaaataagaggaatattttatttatatattttattttaataaacatattatattctattataaaaaataattttctttatataaattcCCTGGAGGTAGTAGAAGATTAtttaatgtattatatattatatataatatatattataaaatattcatattcaaattaaatatatagtaccattattttaaaaaaaataaagtaaataaatatattatatatatatatatttaatatattgtatatattcgcagatttatttaaaagttttgtatatcattaaaaaagaataagaaatatgaataaaattatacataatattttttgtagACTTTTTcgattttttattttttcaatatatatttataatataaaaataaacatttgggattttatttttttttaattactttataatattttacttttttgGTTATATAGAACgattattttaaaatgtttttaattatatgataaaaaaaaaaaaaatttatatatctatatctttatatatatgtttatatgtttccctttttttttttttttttttttttttttttttttttttttttatttttNNNNNNNNNNNNNNNNNNNNNNNNNNNNNNNNNNNNNNNNNNNNNNNNNNNNNNNNNNNNNNNNNNNNNNNNNNNNNNNNNNNNNNNNNNNNNNNNNNNNNNNNNNNNNNNNNNNNNNNNNNNNNNNNNNNNNNNNNNNNNNNNNNNNNNNNNNNNNNNNNNNNNNNNNNNNNNNNNNNNNNNNNNNNNNNNNNNNNNNNNNNNNNNNNNNNNNNNNNNNNNNNNNNNNNNNNNNNNNNNNNNNNNNNNNNNNNNNNNNNNNNNNNNNNNNNNNNNNNNNNNNNNNNNNNNNNNNNNNNNNNNNNNNNNNNNNNNNNNNNNNNNNNNNNNNNNNNNNNNNNNNNNNNNNNNNNNNNNNNNNNNNNNNNNNNNNNNNNNNNNNNNNNNNNNNNNNtttttttttttttttttttttttttttttaaaaaaatattttttttaatttttttttatttttttaaaaaaaaaaaaaaaattttttttttttttttttttttttttttttttttttttttctttttttttttttttttttttttttttttttttttgtttataaatttatgaatggttcataatattatttttttatttcttataatttaatttcattttacttaattttttataaaatgtcATATATGTTATACCATTTACATAGCGGCTGGGACGTTGACCAAGCTATATTAAGCGAAGAAGAAAGATTAGTTTGTATTCGTTTTGGTCATGATTATGACCCAGATTGTATGAAAATGGATGagttattatttaaagTAGTAGAAgacataaaaaatttttgtGTTATTTATTTAGTAGATATAACAGAAGTTCCTGACTTTAATACTATGTATGAATTATATGACCCTGTTTCTgttatgtttttttatcGAAACAAACATATGATGATTGATCTGGGTACtggaaataataataaaattaattggcctatgaataataaacaaGAATTTATTGATATCGTAGAAACAATTTTTAGAGGTGCAAGAAAAGGAAGAGGTTTAGTTATATCCCCAAAAGATTATTCAACCAAATATAAGTActgaattattataatgttGAAAAGTATagatacatatatatatgtatagtTGTCAATATATgctattttattatttattatttattattattttttattttattttttttgttttattgaaatataaaaataatgttatatcataatgaaacatctattttttatatggGATATACTGATTTAATATGTATTCACTCAAATTAAAATgttatgttttttttttttttttcattttataaaatatatatatatatatatatatatatatgtataacCTTTTGGAAAAACATAACCATATaacaaattaatattttaaaaataaaaaatattcatatatatatttttttgtaaaaataaatttatttgttcttgtgttaaaaaaaaaaaaaaaataatatataaaagaattaataatttaagtGTAAAAATTTTgcatttctttttatatttattcttataggaattttatttttttacacATCTAtaacacaaaaaaaattcaacaaatattataattaaacaaatatatacacaaaaaaaaaaaaaaaaaatgatgcataggaataataaattaatatgaaaccataaatgataacaatttaaaaattgAAGGGAAATGAATATTGACAAAATTAATAAGgaagaataataaaaaaaataaaaataaaaagtaaatatTCTTGgtaaaaattattacattattcattttacatgagtaaaaaaatatatatacataaatataaataaataaatatatatatatatatatatgttgttatagaaataatacacatggtataaaaaattataactTAGTActatgaaaaaaattaatttaaagATTACAAAcgaaaaaaagaaatatatacatacatatatatatatatatatataattatttatttatgaattttttctttatcaatccatttttatgtttaatattatgttttaCACATTTTTGAGGttgcaaaaaaaaaaaaaaaaataataaaataaaaaaaaaaataaataatttcgACAAGTTTTATAAAGATTATTCCGTTTtattaagaaaataaaagtcTGCAATTTGAAATAACAAGTTCTTATTTACAGGTATATTATGTCgtatatatgatttatttaGTTTAATAACttcataaaaaatgatacacacattttcattttcctccataatattttttttaaagagAACAGAATTAGGATATATACTAACAACTtgatttaattttataattttgaGTTCAGTTTTATTAACAGGTAAAGCAGCATTAGTAAAAAATGCACTGACaatactttttttaatattatttatggATTCATGATTTTCAATACCACAAGTTGTAATGGGTATATCAATTTTTTCACATATACTTAATAGTTGTGTTTTCACATCTTTAACTTTAATAAGTGTATGATATTGTAAAAAATGATCATAACAAAATGAGGTAGagaaattattttcttcacattgtttgtaaatatttaaaaagagTAAGAAATCACCTCCACCTTCaataataaacatttttttaatattttctgcttctttttctttacCCTTTtgaacataaaaaatattattagCATGTGTTAACATGGATGCaacatttaatatttcatcaacacaattatatttttctgCAGCGGATAAAATCATTTTACTTGATTTTACATCTGTTGGAAATTCTGCCATTTTGCGTCCTGTCCTAGTCAAATTTCCTTCATCATTTAAAGCACctaaagaatataaaagttCTAATCctttaataataacaatcGGAGAAGGAGGATCTAGAAAAtcaaaattaataatatcatcCATACCCAAACTttttaataacaatatCATACTACTAATTTCACATCTTTGTATTTCAGGAATTGAATTATCACTTAAATCAATAAATgatttttttgtaaataatCGAAAACATTTCCCATCTCTTTTTCTTCCTGCTCTACCTGTCCTTTGATTCACTGATGCTTTAGAACATGGTAGAGTAACTAAAGATTCTATACCTGAATTAGggttatatattttttgtttacATAAACCTGAATCAATAACATATACAATATTGTCTATAGTTATACTTGTTTCACAAATATTTGttgataaaataattttccttcttattttattattcgtatttattcttttaagTTCTTCTATTTCTTCgttaatatttcttttattctTACTTTGTGATACATTCATTTTGGAATTATTACctacattatttttatcatttttatcattatttttattatttttatcatttttttcatttttttcatttttttcatttttatcattttttttattatttttatcatttttttcatttttattatttttttcattttcaccattttcatcatcttTATGGTTTTTATTACTTTCATCCTTCTTATCATTAATATCTTCTAAAAACTTCATATTGTCTTCTTCAGTAACATCTTCAAATATACGTGCCTGATATTCTACAGGCAAAGAGGAATAAATAGGTAATATGACCAGGTTACGATATTTTGGAGCCAGctcatttaatttattttctagTTCCTGTTGTACTAATTCAATTTCATATTGTCCTGGTAAAAATACTAAAATATCCCCTTTTCCTTGAGTTATATGTATTTGTAATATAGTTATTACAATGGCtgatatataattactttcattatttattgtatagtatatatctacattatattttcttcctGGTACATAAAAAATGGGTGCACAATTAAAGTAAGTAGATATTTTTTCTGCATCTAAAGTAGCTGAAGATATAACAACTCTAATATTTTCTCTAAAGTTACATATATCTTTTACTATGGGCAGAATAACATCTGTGTGTAAAGCTCTTTCATGTGCTTCATCAATAATTAAAACAGATATATCTTCTAATGTTggattatataataacagACGTAAAAACATACCATCTGtcatatacataattttgGTAGCTTCActtgttttattttgaaatCTAATTACATATCCAACTTCTTTACCTATTTTTACATTCATTTCTTCTGCTACCCTATTTGCTATAGCTATACATGCAATTCTTCTTGGTTGAgtacaaataatattaccATACATGTGATATTTacattcatataaatattgaGTTAATTGTGTACTTTTTCCACTACCTGTTTCACCTActaatattaaaattttattattttttatagcTTTCAATATATCATATCTATAACTATATATAGGTAACCTTTTCCTTTCatcaataatttttttcattttcttttcttttcttttttttatatcttcaaaaagtttttctaattctttttctttttcattcaTACCATAAAAACTTTCTAAATGTACAAATTCAACAACATCCGTAAGTccattttcatttaattcGGA is part of the Plasmodium reichenowi strain SY57 chromosome 12, whole genome shotgun sequence genome and harbors:
- a CDS encoding pre-mRNA splicing factor RNA helicase, putative, whose amino-acid sequence is MNEKSDLHKRSIEFTDNDESKKKIKTDGEENDILESKGKDSYSLYLEYQKGRNKKLKNNEEYIEYLKKDARRKYLKEREKEKLDITKKLLDDELLYSTVKLEGKDLKELQFSKKIYNIAKENINLREKLQEESYYFQQDIDKNKKTQTYENNKVDKSLYNYDEQILNKGILKFGSSISKQNIQKQNNNEFVFDDDIITTNRKSIKRESFEEKKMNESPTKKKDDIESDNKCDKDEKYDKYGKFYKRDKHHKHDKYDKHDKYDKRDKYDKHDKHDKHDKHDKHDKHDKHNKKYHSKYKEINTSYDINSPTDSTYKSEEESSSSVDKNHRNNKYDNDEIKHEKKKKKSIMTDEERNVDSNKRSFEKKESELNENGLTDVVEFVHLESFYGMNEKEKELEKLFEDIKKRKEKKMKKIIDERKRLPIYSYRYDILKAIKNNKILILVGETGSGKSTQLTQYLYECKYHMYGNIICTQPRRIACIAIANRVAEEMNVKIGKEVGYVIRFQNKTSEATKIMYMTDGMFLRLLLYNPTLEDISVLIIDEAHERALHTDVILPIVKDICNFRENIRVVISSATLDAEKISTYFNCAPIFYVPGRKYNVDIYYTINNESNYISAIVITILQIHITQGKGDILVFLPGQYEIELVQQELENKLNELAPKYRNLVILPIYSSLPVEYQARIFEDVTEEDNMKFLEDINDKKDESNKNHKDDENGENEKNNKNEKNDKNNKKNDKNEKNEKNEKNDKNNKNNDKNDKNNVGNNSKMNVSQSKNKRNINEEIEELKRINTNNKIRRKIILSTNICETSITIDNIVYVIDSGLCKQKIYNPNSGIESLVTLPCSKASVNQRTGRAGRKRDGKCFRLFTKKSFIDLSDNSIPEIQRCEISSMILLLKSLGMDDIINFDFLDPPSPIVIIKGLELLYSLGALNDEGNLTRTGRKMAEFPTDVKSSKMILSAAEKYNCVDEILNVASMLTHANNIFYVQKGKEKEAENIKKMFIIEGGGDFLLFLNIYKQCEENNFSTSFCYDHFLQYHTLIKVKDVKTQLLSICEKIDIPITTCGIENHESINNIKKSIVSAFFTNAALPVNKTELKIIKLNQVVSIYPNSVLFKKNIMEENENVCIIFYEVIKLNKSYIRHNIPVNKNLLFQIADFYFLNKTE